In Comamonas koreensis, the genomic stretch AGCTGGTGGTCAGCAGGCTTTTGACCAGGCGGGTGGGGGCGGCGAAGGCCTGCCAGGAATGGGCGGTGGATGTCATGGATGCTCCTTGTTTGGGGTTCGGCGGGCACGCGCTGCGTGCCGCCGATCAATGCACAAATGGGGGGCCAAGAGGGCGAGCAGGGCAGCCTTGGCCAACGGGTGTGGGCTGCCCCGCCTGGGCTTAGGCGGCAGGTACGGCGTCCTGGCCGGGCTGCGTGGCTGCCTGTGCCTGCTTTTGGGCCGCTGCCTGGGGCAGGGGCTTGGGCGCAGGGCTGGCTTCAGGCTTGTGCAGGGCGCGGGCGATGAGGCCGGCCGGGCCGGTCTGCCACCAGTGGCGCACGCCGCGGCGTGGCTGGCCCATGGCCTGGGTGATGCGGTCGAGCAAAATAGCCAGCAGCACAATGCCCAGGCCGCCAACAGTGGCCAGGCCCATGTCCAGGCGGCCAATACCGCGCAGCACCATCTGGCCCAGGCCGCCCACGGCGATCATCGAGGCAATCACCACCATCGACAGCGACAGCATCAGCGACTGGTTGATACCGGCCATGATCGAGGGCATGGACAGCGGCAGCTGCACCTTCCACAGCAATTGCAGTGGCGAGGCGCCATAGGCACGGCTCGCTTCGATCAGGTCAGGCCGGACCTGGCGGATACCCAGGTTGGTCAGGCGCACCAGCGGTGGCAGTGCAAACACGATGGTCACCACAACGCCTGGCACATTGCCAATGCCAAACAGCATCACCACCGGCACCAGGTAGACGAAGGCCGGGGTGGTCTGCATGGCGTCCAGCACCGGGCGGAAGAACTTCTGCGCCCGGTCGCTGCTGGCCAGCAAGATGCCCAGCGGCAGACCGATGATGATGCAGAAGGCCAGCGAGGTCAGCACCAGCGACAGGGTGACCATGGCTTCGTGCCAGATGCCCAGCATGCCGATGATCAGCAGCGACACCACGGCCCCAATGGCCAGGGCGCCGCCGGCAAATTGCCAGGCGATCAGCGCCAGGATCGCCACCATCGCGAGCATCGGGATGGCGGTCAGAAAATGCTCCACACCGGTGAGCGTGGCGTCAATCGGCGCGCGCACGGTCTGGAAGAAGGGGCGGAAATTGGCCACCACCCAGGTCAGGCCACTGTTGATCCAGTCCTGCACCGGCAGGCTGCCGTCCCAGAGCTGGCTCAGGTGGAAACCGCTGTCATGGGCGGCCTGCGCATGCTGCGCTGCGGCCTGGGCGGCATCCGCGGTCTGGCCCACGGCGTCGGGGCCGCCCAGCCAGTCGGTGTTGCCCGAGACATTGCCCACGGCAACCCAGGGGTCGTCCACCGGTGCGGCCTGGGCGGGTGCTGCTGCCGCGTCAGTAGCGTCGGTGGAGGTCCATGCGGTGGCCGCGCTCGAGCTGGTCGATGCGGTATCGGCCCAAGGGTCGGCAGCGGCAGTGTTCTGGGCGATGGTCAGCGTGTTGTCGGTACTCATGCGGCACTCCTGTTGTCGTTGTTGCCGGTATTGGCGGCGTCAGCGGCAGCGGCCTCGGTGGCCGCTTGCATGGCGATCACCGCAGGGTCGGTGGGCGGCACGGGCGGCGTGTCGCGGTCCAAGAAGCGCAGCAGGGTGTTCTTGCTAATCGCGCCGACAAAGCGCCCATCGGCACGCAGCACCGGCAGCGGGCAGGGGGCCTGCGCGACCTGGCCAAACAGGTCGGCCACCAGCGCGTCTTCGGCAATGGGCTCGACCTTGTCCAGGTAGGCATGCTGCAGACCCAACGGGCCGACATGGCCTTTCAAGGCATTGCGCAGGGATTCGGTCGAGACAGTGCCCAGGTACTGCTTGCGGGGCGAGACGACATAGGCGAAATCCCGGTCTTCGTCCTGCAGCAGCTGCATGGCGGCGCGGGCGCCGCGCTGGTCGCTTTCCTTGACGACGGTGATGGCGCGGCGCGCGATATCGGCGGCCTTGAACACGGCTGCGGCATCCACGCCCTGGATAAAGGCGCGCACGTAGTCGTTGGCAGGGTTGCGCAAAATATCGTCGGGCGTGCCGACCTGCTGGACCATGCCGTCCTTCATGATGGCAATGCGGTCGCCGATGCGCATCGCTTCGTCCAGATCATGCGAGATGAAGACGATGGTGCGGCGCTTGATCTCCTGCAGGCGCATCAGCTCGGACTGCATCTCCGTGCGGATAATGGGGTCGAGCGCCGAGAAGGCCTCGTCCATCAGCAGGATCGAGGGGTCCGATGCCAGCGCCC encodes the following:
- the proV gene encoding glycine betaine/L-proline ABC transporter ATP-binding protein ProV, producing MAKQIRIEHVFKVFGDSPKAALELVRKGATKQEVMEKTGNSIGVFDANFTIEAGEIFVVMGLSGSGKSTLVRMLNRLIEPTSGAIVVDGQDINQLSDSKLRALRRKDISMVFQSFALMPHLTVVENTAFGLELAGVAREERLTAAEQALEQVGLAGWGASYPDELSGGMQQRVGLARALASDPSILLMDEAFSALDPIIRTEMQSELMRLQEIKRRTIVFISHDLDEAMRIGDRIAIMKDGMVQQVGTPDDILRNPANDYVRAFIQGVDAAAVFKAADIARRAITVVKESDQRGARAAMQLLQDEDRDFAYVVSPRKQYLGTVSTESLRNALKGHVGPLGLQHAYLDKVEPIAEDALVADLFGQVAQAPCPLPVLRADGRFVGAISKNTLLRFLDRDTPPVPPTDPAVIAMQAATEAAAADAANTGNNDNRSAA
- the proW gene encoding glycine betaine/L-proline ABC transporter permease ProW: MSTDNTLTIAQNTAAADPWADTASTSSSAATAWTSTDATDAAAAPAQAAPVDDPWVAVGNVSGNTDWLGGPDAVGQTADAAQAAAQHAQAAHDSGFHLSQLWDGSLPVQDWINSGLTWVVANFRPFFQTVRAPIDATLTGVEHFLTAIPMLAMVAILALIAWQFAGGALAIGAVVSLLIIGMLGIWHEAMVTLSLVLTSLAFCIIIGLPLGILLASSDRAQKFFRPVLDAMQTTPAFVYLVPVVMLFGIGNVPGVVVTIVFALPPLVRLTNLGIRQVRPDLIEASRAYGASPLQLLWKVQLPLSMPSIMAGINQSLMLSLSMVVIASMIAVGGLGQMVLRGIGRLDMGLATVGGLGIVLLAILLDRITQAMGQPRRGVRHWWQTGPAGLIARALHKPEASPAPKPLPQAAAQKQAQAATQPGQDAVPAA